Proteins encoded within one genomic window of Phototrophicus methaneseepsis:
- a CDS encoding WD40 repeat domain-containing protein, which yields MWDVNSGERIHTLLGHLEKVNDIAFSPDSTIIASVSGAFDWYQDFSVRLWNVQTGEELYILRGHRDQVQSVAFHPTKNLLVTTGLDGKVLMWDVDEILSSLNTVQQSSMTLFESDGWLGDVTLSPDGSYLSVIGNSDALIYEADTLEPLIELDRDSEQGTWLYDAEFSPDGNQLISVGHESVLIWDLSTSELQEVWMLEGLQSVNQDNFPYQIEFSPVDNLVAIAVHDQIQVFEYSGKHLLTTLTSHDRSMDDLAFSPDGKLLVSASLDGTTRLWGVPTSEE from the coding sequence GTGTGGGATGTAAACTCAGGTGAACGAATCCACACCTTGTTGGGACATCTGGAAAAGGTGAATGACATAGCATTTTCGCCAGATAGCACGATAATCGCGTCTGTAAGTGGAGCCTTCGACTGGTATCAGGATTTCAGTGTGCGGCTATGGAACGTTCAGACTGGCGAAGAACTCTACATATTGCGCGGACACCGCGATCAAGTACAAAGTGTGGCATTTCATCCTACGAAGAATCTGCTTGTCACTACGGGCTTGGATGGTAAGGTATTGATGTGGGATGTAGATGAAATACTCTCTTCTCTGAACACTGTGCAGCAATCTAGCATGACTCTGTTCGAGAGTGATGGCTGGCTAGGTGATGTGACCCTCAGCCCCGACGGAAGTTATCTCAGCGTTATTGGCAACAGCGATGCCTTAATTTATGAGGCAGATACCCTTGAGCCTCTGATCGAATTGGATCGAGATTCAGAACAAGGAACTTGGTTGTATGACGCAGAGTTCAGTCCTGATGGGAATCAACTGATTTCTGTAGGTCATGAATCCGTGTTGATATGGGATTTATCGACAAGTGAGTTACAGGAAGTTTGGATGCTTGAGGGACTGCAATCTGTAAACCAGGACAACTTTCCCTATCAGATTGAGTTCTCACCTGTGGACAACCTTGTAGCTATTGCCGTTCACGATCAGATACAAGTTTTTGAATACTCAGGCAAACACCTTCTGACTACTCTAACCAGTCATGATCGTAGCATGGACGATTTGGCCTTCAGTCCCGATGGAAAACTTCTGGTATCTGCAAGCCTTGATGGCACGACCCGTCTCTGGGGCGTTCCTACATCTGAGGAATAG